The Clostridiales bacterium genome has a window encoding:
- a CDS encoding TVP38/TMEM64 family protein: MKQSIRVLIYISVILSVFMVLGVYFFSKTLPLMAYIIIQFINFLLLLGMFLFKFYQLESLIKLTFTFNVMMFFFITSYIALDISGTLQSLTNMELIKNFILSTGFWGMAVFVGVQIIQVVFLPLPSIVLNLVGVALYGPTVAFLLSSLGVFLGSVAAFALGRIFGKKLVEWIAGKDKAIEYRRLLSHKGKYMLILMLLFPFFPDDILCMVAGITTMSWKFFIIAVLLTRPITIAVMCYMGTGDIIPFTGWGIAAWIAIAIAFMLLFYLLNKYKNQLTVIASKIWGARKKRKYRR, from the coding sequence TCCGTAATATTAAGCGTTTTTATGGTTTTAGGGGTATATTTTTTTTCCAAAACATTACCCTTAATGGCTTATATCATTATTCAATTTATCAATTTTTTGCTTCTGCTAGGAATGTTTTTATTTAAATTTTATCAATTAGAAAGCCTTATAAAACTGACATTTACATTCAATGTAATGATGTTTTTTTTTATTACAAGTTATATAGCGTTGGATATTTCAGGGACGCTTCAAAGCCTTACTAATATGGAGCTTATCAAAAATTTTATACTGAGCACCGGGTTTTGGGGCATGGCAGTCTTTGTAGGCGTCCAAATAATTCAAGTGGTTTTTTTGCCCTTGCCTTCAATAGTTTTAAACTTAGTGGGAGTGGCGTTATACGGTCCTACGGTTGCTTTTTTGCTAAGTTCTTTGGGCGTTTTTTTGGGATCTGTCGCCGCTTTTGCATTGGGGCGGATTTTTGGCAAAAAATTGGTGGAATGGATTGCGGGCAAAGACAAAGCCATAGAATACAGAAGATTATTAAGCCACAAAGGAAAATATATGCTAATTTTGATGTTGCTTTTTCCTTTTTTCCCTGACGATATTTTATGCATGGTGGCCGGAATAACCACAATGTCGTGGAAGTTTTTTATAATAGCTGTTCTTTTGACAAGACCAATTACAATAGCCGTAATGTGCTATATGGGCACAGGTGATATAATTCCTTTTACGGGATGGGGGATTGCGGCTTGGATTGCTATAGCGATAGCTTTTATGTTGTTGTTTTATTTGTTAAACAAATATAAAAATCAATTAACCGTTATAGCAAGCAAAATTTGGGGCGCGCGTAAAAAAAGAAAATATAGAAGATAA